The nucleotide sequence CAGCGGATTAAGCGACGAGTTCTTGATCTTTCATGAAATCGTGAAGCATGTGATTTCATCGGGAAGTAAGCTTTAATCTTTGCCAAAGTTTTAATCTTTTTGTGTTACTAAGTTTTGGTGGACACTAACTTCATCGGCTTTTCAATTTTACATGTCTATTGTCTTCGTGGACATGATTCTAATTGATATCCTTTTGTTGTGTCCACAAGACCTCGTCCACAAGATCTTATCCATAGTATGTCGAATCTTCATCCACAAAACCACTTTTAAGATAAAAACGAAGAAAATTGATTGTAAGAAAGTtggtttaaataaaaacaagcaGAAAAATACATGATTGTAAGAAAGTTGTATACACAAGTTTGATTGCATATAATCAAATATGTTTAGCCATCCACATTGCTCTGTCCACAGTTTGTTTGTTAAAGCTTATCCACAAGtgctaataaaatacatatccaCAATTCATATATTATGTTATTCATTTTGATGTGgtcataaactaaaaataaataaattatcaaaatatattaatatggatttcaaaataaaaagaaacacacatatattttattttatatacatacatatatatgtatttatatattagatatatgaaataaagaagaataaaagatgttgaaaatagagtaaaataaaaaaactcactTTTCTATAATAACTCGTATAAACTAAATTGTCTACTAACTAAACATTATTTCAACCAGAACACAAAATACCCATCAACAAAGAAGAAGGATATTTTGGTCCAGAATACACCTCGGCTTGTGGAAAAGTGCTCTTCCATCAACTTGTGTCTTTTAGTGTAAGGAAACACAAGAAAATGTCTAATGGTGTAATGCACTCCTTTCTCAGTCATCTCCGCCAACGCTTAATTACATGTCCGTTCATTTGGCCACGTCTCGCTGATATTCTCCCGATAAACTCAGCCGCAGCCTCGTCATATGCACGCGCCGCCATCTCCGCCGTTGGAAACATTCCAAGCCATCTCCTTACTTTCAAACTTGGATCCCATATCTCCGCCGACCATTTACCTGATGGCTTTTGCCTTACTCCTTTGTATTTCTTGTCCTTTTTTGTCTCTTCGTCCCTCTGTTGGAAAGCGCAGCCGCAGCAACCAGTGATGCCGCAGAGAGGACAGGGACCAGCATCCGGAAGGGGAAGATCAGCTCCGCTGGTGATCCCGTTTGGTGATGACGTGTCACTCCCAACGCTAGATATCACTTGTCGCAGGGCAGAGACCATGATCTGATGCTCTTGATCTCTTGTCAAAtacgaaaaagaagaagaagcaggagGTCCTAGTGCAACAGGGTTTTGATCATCAGAGGGAACGTTGTATGAATTATCCATTTTTGTAAAGAGTTGGAGAAAGATCGAGACAGGGTTGCGTTTATATATAGGAGATGCATATGCCAAACATATTTACATGACTTTCGTGACTTGAAGTTACCATGATCTCATAATTGCTTCTTCAATCCGGCTTTTACTATACACTATTTATGTGCCCTAAAAGCCAACAATTACACTAACTAATCATGATTGTTCCACATTTAGACCGTTTCGCCTTACAACAGAAACCTCGTATTCATACTATAAGACGGAAAAACTACGTGGTCCGCCGCGTCATTCTCGTAAAGGTGCACGTTGTGATTAGTGAATACATGTGTTAAACACACAGCGCGTAAAATCATTATTGTTTCAAACTATTTAACTCAGATTCTccacttttatgtttttaatctaTTTAGGATGGGCCCGCGGAGGTTTGTCTTCTTTATATTtctttagtatttattttagtttaaaatcctggtttatattatatacaaatcattatttatttggttgttctttttattttgttgtccAAATTTTATACTAAACTTGTTTTTTATAACCATGGGATCTCAAAGGTTTTTTAAGTCCAAAAATTAATCCCACAAGGTCTTGTATTCAGATACATAACTAATCCATCTAACTAGTACGATTAGGTGacttagagcatgattagtGAGAGGTTCTTAGAGGGCTCtaagcggaatataagaaaccgtctctATGGAAATGGGAACAGAAGTTCGAAAGCTTGCAACACACTTGGACAAACCGAGAATCAAATTCATGTGCTGACTTACTGGCCAAACAACAACTACAAGACAATGACGAATACATATATCATCCTTGTATCCCAAATGTAATAAGAGATGCTATATCTGTTGACTATTTTGATCATTAATAagataaaacttttgtaaaaaaaaaaaaaccgtctcttaatttttaactagaaaaactaaaaactggTACTTAAATATCTAAGAGctggttcttaattttttcagttaaaagttaagaaacagtttcttatatttcgCTAAGAATCTCACCTAAAAACTCCCATTAATCATGATCTTAgacttttagatatatatatatatatatattcattagcCTTTATTCTTTCTAATATTTTTGTGGAATTTGGATTACCAATTTTTCTAACATAGTTATCAACCATTCCACAACAAACGAATCCACCCTTGTTTCAAACGTCGAGAAACGCAGCCTTCTGCCCACTGCTGAGCAAAACTTTGATATTTGAGAACGCTGATGTGTGACCAATCGTGTTACAAAATAACTTGTAGATCTGTTCCACGGAGATTTAATGTATCATGGACTCTTATAAATACGAATCAGAACAAAATCATAATTCAGAAAGTCAAAACATATGACTTAGAATTCTTATGCTTTTTACTTCAGTCACAGTCCTACTAAATGATGACATTCTACATGTTACTTCTTGGAACTTTGAGGTAAAGTAAGAAAACATTCAAAACAGTTCATATTAATTGATTCTCAAACCATCATCACCAAGGAGCTTGGCATAATCTATATAAACACTTAAGAAGTCGACATACTTTATATGAACTCTTATGTTGAAATTTCTGTGGAAGTTTCATGTAAACCTCCTCCTTATGATCCCCATCACATTATATCTCACAAAGGATACCTTACCACTTCGAGTCTAATAGGATAGTTTGGTGGATATGTTCCTCTTGGCATCTTTAGGTATAGACATTCACTATTCACTTGAGCTTAGTGGAATGTTGTGGAGTGTTTTACATTGTAGATTGTCTCTTTGAAGAAAACCTATGGAAAAGAGAATTTGGTACAGTGCATCAACCCAAGTATTCTTATGTGATACACAAATATGTTTTGAATAAGAAATGCAAATTTTCATAAAGAAACTTTGATCCCGAAATGGTTGTTTTCAGAAGCTTACAAAATGGATCAACTGGGGAAATGGATGCAAGTTAAGTCCTTGGGAGACAACACCATTAGTGATAGCTACCGGTACTTGTTACTCGTTTAGTCTCATGAGTTCTAAATATGCCTtgaaaacttcatatacttctCCAACACGGAATAATATGAGATTAGGCTGTTCAAGCTAAAAACAATGGTAGTATCACGAAGATGTCCTCCCAGACTTGTCTTCAAATGTTTTTTCCTAGCTTTCACTGAATATCAATTATATGAAGAGTACCAATCTTCTAACTGAAAACCGTACCCTTctatctcattttttttttttgtgtattgaACAGGAAATGTAACATGTTTATTAGCTTGTATCATGATGAAGCattaagatagatgttttagGCAGGTCATCAGATTAATGATGAGCAAAGTATTTGTGCCCCACAAGGACAAGAAAAATATCTAACCCAATCTTGTTTTTCAAAGCTACATCTTATATCCAACTTGGGGGAATGGATCCAGGACCCGAAATATGAGAGAATCAGACAAATAGAAGAAGCATAAGACACTCTTGCAACTGTTACTACAAAATATCTAAACCCaatcatgttttcttttgtaatatagCATTTCCATCTCTCACACCGACCAAAACATTTCTTCTCGCTTTCTCATTCATCTCCGCCTTCGCTTAATTCCATGTCCGTTCATTTGGCCACGTCTCGCTGATATTCTCTCGATAAACTCAGCCGCAGCCTCGTCGTATGCACGCGCCGCCATCTCCGCCGTTGGAAACACTCCAAGCGATCTCCTTACTTTCGAACTTGGATCCCATATCTCCGCCGACCATTTACCCGATGGCTTTTTCCTTACTCCTTTGtgtttcttctccttttttatCTCTTCATCCCTCTGTTGGAAAGCGCAGCCGTAGCAGCCAGTGATGCCGCAGAGAGGACAGGGACCAGCATCCGGAAGGGGAAGATCAGCTCCGCTGGTGATCCCGTTTGGTGATGACGTGTCACTCCCGACGTTAGATATCACTTGTCGCAGTGCAGAGACCATGATCTGATGCTCTTGATCTCTTGTCaaatacgaagaagaagaagaaggaggtcGTAGTGCAACAGGGTTTTGATCATCAGAGGGAACGTTGTATGAATaatccattttttttgtaaagagtTGGAGAAAGATCGAGAGTGGTATGAAGATCTGAAAACAAATGGACCGAGTAGGGTTTATATAGGCGATGCATGGAGATTGGAGACGTACGTACCTTTTTTTAGCATTTGATTTTTGACCAAACATATTTGTGGAATTGAGAACTTGATGTGCAAGTTTACAAGTCTTCAAATGGGTTAAGCAAAGAAGAACTATAGTTAAAGAGAAATTGACTACGGTTAGAACCTCGCTTTAGTTtcttaattcaaaaatattaatatttaattagaattgtattaatgaattaagtttTAGCTTGGACCACTAGAAAACAAACAGCTAGCGTTAAAGATTAGGAAGGCTATCTAAAACCTTCTTCTGCAAAATACTTTTGACTctctcttaatatttttttcttttattgttaAGATACTTGGTGAATATGAACCATTGAAAATGCGCTTTAGATGCTGCTTTTGGGACCACAAGAGGAGCTTTTGTTGTTTGTCTCCTTGTAAGCTAGGTTAGAGGATGTCTCCTCTATATAAGCTGCATTATGGAGGTGAGAGAGAATTGGAGTAGCCACACTAAGGCTAATTAGATGGTAGAGATACATAGAGAGATATACAAAAGAGTGAATTCATAAGTGTAAACAAGATTGAAACACATTTAGCTCTTGTAATATGTATACCTTCTAGTGGATTCCAAGCTGTAGTCTGGGGAGATGTAGCGACCCTCGTTAATGGGCGTGAACTCCTTAAATCTTGTGTGTGTTcccatcttctccttctctctctaatctcttcttcAAACTCTCGAGACTCTGTTTTCTACAATTCTGTTTTTTGCAGTATTCGTTCTGTTTTTTGGACTTCAAGCAACGTCTCTCTTAGTTTGTTGTGAGTTCATGCTGAGACAAGTGACGACTTTTAAGCTTCTGAATCCTAACAATATTTACATGATTTTGTGACTTTCAGATGCGTTTACAATACTAAAGTTACAATATTTACGTGATCTCAAATTGCTTACTCAGTCTGGCATTAGCTATATAGCCTAATTAGGTGCCCAAAAAGCCAAAAACTACACTAATCACGTTTGTTTCACATAAGACCGTTTCGCTTCACAATCACAACATATAAACTGCGTATTCAATATTGTAGGACGGAAAAAGCTACCTGATCGCCGCGTCATTCTGGTAAATGTGCACGTTGGTAATGTGAACGTTGCTAAAACATTCAGGACGtcgaattattttattattttttgggtaAATAGTTTGAGAATAACTACCGTTTTCCATcactttccttctttttttaatcaggAGCTGTTTGGAACCTATTCAAAAGTCCAAACTAATCCCTTAAATAATGATGTTGACCATATATTGACTATTTTCCACATATTTAAATGAGATCCAACTATATACGCATTGGCTTATGGCAGTTACACCGCTTTAAATAAAACAACCGTTTTATTTCATAACTTTTATTCTCAGTTATGTTTTTACAAATGACAAAGACTATATAATCTAAATGTCTTTATAGTATTATCTGGTAGTTTTGACTAATACTATAACAAGATCAATTATATATACCTAATGAATTCAATATTaacttaacaattttttttatatattacgaTTTTAAgacaaatatacaaattataaatataaatgaattttataaaaactgattattttcttttcaaataactgagactttaaaaataattaatcttttaaaataaattattaaggtATTCCTATAATCAATACTCTATCTATTACTCTTATTTTGTTGAGTTTCTTTCAAAAATGATCTAAAATTTATGGTCAAACATAAAATTAactatttgtttttgaattttttttatcatatacaATGTAAAAGTTCAAATAATTAATGAATATCTTTCGTTAGCTATTTCTTTTACATTTCTTTTTTGGCTTTACTAGTTCCGGCCTAGGTGTTTTCTTAGGTATGAGCTTGTTCATATCATGAATTAtgtttcatataaatttttttccaCTATAAGATATCTTGTAaacgtttgttttaatttaaatttgaaagtcttttttcaaaaaaaaaattaatgaaacatcattactttatttatttatttttcaaaatagattGTTTTTACCCAGACATCCTTATTTTCGTTACTTATGTATGAAATTATCATTTTCGTCAATATCACTAACCATAACCAAAAACCATGCTCTAAATTTACTAGAAATCTACATCTACATTTTTCATCTCACtttttatacacaaaaatcatTTATCTTGTATATCCTCTCACATTTAATCTGATTAactcaaaattttgaattttaagattatattttcattaaaattactCAAGTTTTGGGTGTCAATGAAAAGAGATCAACCATTTTTGCTAGGAATTCCTTAACAAAATCAACACATTATTTAAGTTGGTCATTTTAGGGGTGTCAACTGAACCCACAATGCTTTTAGTGGGTTCTGATAACATTTGAGAAACCTAGAAAGATTATAGCTTTACTAAGTTTTATTGTAGTGAAGATAGCTCATAGAGCTTTATTGAAATGCAAAGAACAATAAAGGGAGAAGCTTTGTGTTTGTGTTCAAGAACTAAAACAAACGTTTGATTTCATAAAGTCTTTAATGGAGGCTGCTTCTATGAGCAGCAAGGTTACAAAACACATTCTCATAACagttatatttatatgaaactCTAGAACCTTAAACTCTTGAACTTATTGTCACTTTGTTGAACTTCTGAAAATTGCATTGAACTTAATAGGTTCGTCTCTGGTTGTACCGCTTTAGCATTACACAGCGACTTAGGTACATCACATAAATACTTATTCGGTTTCAGctcgtgatttttttttctgataaacCCTATCGGCTGATTCGAGTTTGGAATAACTTCCGACTAATGCAAGGGGGTAAACCGATCATCTGTTATGATTCACCATGTAAATCATTTGAAGCCAAAACTAACAATGATAATTTAGTTCCTAAAGAGAATTGAATCCATAAATAATGTGTGTACATACCAAACTCTACGAGATTACTATGCTACAATCACTCGAGCTCATGATTTTTACATGTGCTTGCAAAACTCTTTATACTTCTCTGGGAAGAATACAAGATcgaattgttattattattggtAGTGCAGTTTCAactcaaattattattttttattcaaaaaatattaacagtatatttttaaaaatagtaatagttttgaagttactGACATTTATACATGTTTAAGCTCTAAATTTAGAAAACTTTTAAATATCAGATCATAATTTATATAGTTAACTAAAaagtgtaagatttttttttttaattatatttctattaAACCGTTTTACTTCCACATGCTAAAAGATGGTCTTGATGCCTTGATGGTAGTATCACGACGATGTCTCAGAGACTTGTCTCCAAATGACTGTTCCCACCTTTCATTAAATATCTTGTTTAGAGTCCTAATTTCTTCATATTAAGAGTACAAATCATCTAACTGAAAGGGGGTACCCTTCATCTCATTGTTGGTATATTGAACAAAAATGCAACATGTTTATTGGCTTGTATCATGATGAAGCATTAAGTTAGATGTTTTAGGCAGTTCATCAGATGAATGATGAGCAAAGTATTTGTGCCCCATCCTAAGGACAAGAAATTATCTAACCCAATCTTGTTTTCCAAAGTTACATCTTATACCAACTTGGGGGGTTAGAATCTAACCGTTAGATCCACGACCCTAGATATGAGAGAACAGACAAACAGAAGAAGCATAAGAGACTCTTGCAACTGTTAGTACCATTGGCGTACTTTTACAACATCTTTCTTTCACAAACATATTTGCGCATCTGTATATccctctatattttttttattcatcttcTACTTTGCTTCACCCAATGGTTGTAGCAGCCGAAAAAGCCCCACCGAATATCTCagacaaaattaaatatatatggaAAATTAAACACTGATGgtgttgattgattgattgatttacCTCTCAAAAACAAAATGGAGAGGCCATTCTCTTGTTGTAGTCTTCCTATGAAAAATGATGTATTCTTTTAGGTGTGGTGGCTAAACCAAGGCCTGACAGAACCGTTGACATGTCCGTTTGTGTGAACCCCTGAGCCATTAGGAAGTAGCTGAGGTGGTGTACTCGGGTAAAGTGTGTGGCCGTGAGAAAGACCATGTGATAAACCATTTCCTTTTCGTTGTTGATGGGCATGGATCTGTCTCAACCCTTCCTCATGGATCCGAGCTATTGTGTCCAGTTCCTTCATCGATAGAGAGTCTAAATTGGCACCGTATAGAGGCGTATGTCTTGAAATCTCTTCTCTAAGTGAGGATTCTAGTGTGTTGATGTATTGCTGTCGAAATAAATTGGAAAAGAAGAGTTTAATGAGCACTAAACAGATTAAGAAAGTATAAATCTGATGTCTCATCTTCTATCAAACCTGGCAAGCTTGGAGTTTGGATTCCATTCCATCAATGTAAGCTTCACAGCGAGCAATCTGATTTTCTTTCTCTCGTTTCTCTCCTTTTGTTTGCCCTAGTGTTTGTGTCAGTCGCCTAATTTCATCCTCAAGTGACTTGCGGACTTCTTCCCGAGTTGCATTCTCTGTTGCATACCGTTTCAGCTCTTCTTCAAATCTTTTCCGGGCTGCCTCTGTTACCTTTAGCTTCTCCGTTAGAGCAGTTTTCTCTTTCCCTGTCTTCTGTATTATTCACAAAGAAAACGGCGTCTTATTAAGTGAACAATACACCTTGGAGGAGTCTTGGACAAATTACAATAGAGTAAATGATATAAACAAAGATGGCTGTAATATATCATTATTCATTTTCTGCGTGTGCATAAGCTCCATACCTTAAGTTCATCACGCTTTCGTGTCTTTAGCAAAGAAAGTTGTGTCTCTGCCTCGTGAAGGCGATCCAGAAGAGTTTTCTTCTCAGACGAGAGTTTATCTATCTCATCTTGACGTTCTGACCGAACCCACTCCAGCTGACTCTCCACATCCCGAAACTGTTCTACCAGTTCCTTCTTTTCCCGACCAAACCGGTCCGTCTCAGCTTTCATTTCACACTGCAATTTGATACACTGTATTAATAACTCGTATGACCACAGAACGCCCAAAAACTCTAGCATAGTCACACTCTTGCAGCAGAAAAAATGTAGTCACGTACCTTAAGACGGGTCTTTGCAGCCTCAGATTCACTCAATTTTTTCGTGATGCCAGATTTCTCCTTTGTCAGAGTTTGAATCTCTGTCTTCTTTTCTTCCTTCAATCTAACAAGCTCTTCCTTGTTTGTACGCAGTTGGTGCCACAGAGCGGCCCTGTCAATGTTAGCGTGTTCTACTACCTTTTTCAACATGGCTAAAATAGGTCTCGCAACCTCTCGCTCCTGAAAAATCAGAATATCAAGAATCCGCAGCTCTAAGTCTAACTCTCCGTCGCTACTCGCAGGGCTGGTAAATCTATCTACAAGTCTCCTCAGTATTTGAACCCTAAATGGCTGATCAGGAAACCATTTGAATAATACTGCGTATAGCCTTTTCACAAATCCCCTCACTTGAGGATCTTTGGAATGAGCTAATGTCTCCGCAAGACTAAGGAGTGCCCTGAACTCAATCTCTCCAGCGGCTTCTTGCTCACTGACTTCTCCCTCCAATACAGGATCCCCATTCGTAACACTCAGGTTTGCCCCTTGTGCACGTCGTTTTTCAAGGACCATGGCAACGCACTGAACAACAATGGCTCCACGAGTAACAGCTCTTTCGAACGTTTGAGATGCCTCCACAGCTAGGGACGATATGGACAACATTTCCAGCAATATGTAGACATCAAAAAACTGTCTGTTTGCATAGAATTCATGCTTATCCATCAGATCTTCCATTTCGGAGATGGAATCGTTTTCACCAATCAGAAAAGGGCCAAAAGGTAATGTCCCAAAATTGCCATCTAGACTGTCGTCACAGTTGAAGTCCCTAAGTATCATTTCGGCAATCTCAGGCCAACTGTGTACAGTTTTGCTCAGATATTCAAGGACGCAAACAGATACATCAGCACCCAGACTTTTAAGCCGCTCTCGGACTGACCTTACCTGTATAATGAAAATTTTAGGTTAGCCAAGACCAGGAAAATATTTAATCCCAGCAAAAGAGAATAATTAGACACAGAATGCTTACGGCTCCAGGTAGGTGTTGGCACTGTGAGGCAGTTTTAAATATGAAATGAATGGCCGCCACAAGACTTTCCTCATCCGAGTCATTCAGAAGCTCAACTGACCGAAATAGAATTTGCTCCCATACTTCAGTGTCACAATCTAACTGGCTAAGAGCATTGTATACCTGTGCCACAGAAAAACTTCAGATAATGGAGATGTATAAGCTTCTAGCTCACTAAATGAACTGACACTTTTTTTTAGAGATTCTATGCCTCGAACTCAAAAGAAAAGTCTTCAACAGTGGGCGAAAAGGCTaagagacgacttactggttcACGCAATGCTGGTTCAGCTTCGGGCTTTTGAAGCCGTTCAATAAGTGCATAAGCAGCTAGTGGGTGTTCCGAATGCTCAACCAATTTAGGAACCAGACTAACTAAATCTGGTTGCAAATGTTTAGGCGCTCTGTCTAAAACAAGAGCAATCTTTTGAGCAGAATGTGGTCGTCGTCTAGGCTCTTGACAACCTTGTGGAACAGCCGAATCAAGAGTTTTCAGTGAGTTAACAATCAGTCCTAATAGCTCCTCAGATTGTTCTGGCCACTTTGTCTGAAGACCAAAATTTTTACAGATGGTCAGAAAAAACAAAGTTGCAAAAAGTCTGCAAAATAGGTTTCAGTAGTAAGAGAACCCACCTTTGATTGAACTGAAGTATCAGAAGACTGCTCCGCATATGTTTCAGGGGGAGAAACAGGCTCTATTGCAAGGGCTTTCTCAAGCATATCGATCCCATTCATCTCAGAGCTTTGTACAGCTGAGGTACTGAGGGTAGTAGCATCTGCATCAGATTGAAATCTCTCGTCAACAAGATGTTGTGAAGCTTCTGCTACTCCATTTTCCctagttgcctccaatgaagtTGAAGCCACGCAGCCATCTGTCTTTGCATCCAGCAAAGAAGGCTCAGAATAAGACCCTTCCTCCGAAGGTTGGCAACACTCAACCATTATATCTAGAAGTAAATCGAGAATTGCTTGCTGTAGAACTTTAACACCCATCAGCAAATTCATCAGGCTGGGTGAAGATTCATCACTCTTCGTTAGCTTGCTTCTATCATCACAAGACATTTTGGTGGGAAGAAGTAAACGCTTTACTTTAGTAGGATCGTCAAGATAAACACGTAAGCCAGTAAGAAACCCAGCAATTGCACCTGCATCCATTATAAGCTTCTCTCGAAGTGTCACCTGTGGTTGAGAAGGATTTTCCCCAAACGTGAGATGGAATCCAGCTTGGGAAAGAAAATCTCGGAATGTGTCTTCCTCATCTCCGCTTATGCCCTCACTTTCTTCAGAATCAATAATGTCATCAGGATCAGTGGTTAAGGCATCTTGGTCATCATCTGACGCCAAGACCTGGCAAAAGAATGGACAAAACATAAAGTCCATGATGTAGTAACACGAACAGATCTCCAACTGTGCATGGAAGAAGGGAATAACTCCATGATGCGGAAGATATATCTACATGAAAGAACTAACCTCCAAATCTGAAAACTCGAACCAAGGACAACAATCCAATATTTCACATACAAAAACAACAGTGTCACGCGCGAGAAACCCAGCATCAGCCTCAAGCATGTCAGACACCTTCATAAACTGTAGGACGGAGCTATTCCATGTCTTGGTGCATATAGATGACTCCTTCCACACACTTTTCGCAGGATTCTTTTGGTTTAAAATACCCATCCTGTACTTGACCCAGAAGTTATTGTCCACATCTGTACCCGTAGATTGATCACTCTCTAAATATATGCATATGGTGTCAAACGACTCGTAGACACCTGCACACATGAAGCAACTGGAGTTGATAAACATCAATAATTGAAGATAGGAGATgagtaataaaatcaaaaccaCTCACCAATCCGGAGTTCACAACCACCAGCCTGAAAGAACTTGCTAAAGATCTTTCTTGTTTCCATTATTTCCTTAAAGGCCAGAAAATTCTCCACTTTCCACGTAAATGAACTTCTTTTTACGCTGTTATCAATCTGTGAAGCTGATTCTGCCTCCACATAGTCTTTTGTTACAGATGTCTCTTTCAAGATCAGAACCTCTGCGGAGAACACAACAGTGTCTTGAACGAGAAATCCAGAGTCCTGATCAAACAAACTCGTAAGTGTCACAAACTCACGCCAACCCCAATCCTTTGCAGCTTTCGAGTAGCGATTCTGAGATTCCTTTGTCACCGACTTCTCCTCCAGTCTCTGGTTCACAACTGACAGTCTGTGGCTAACAAAACAGCTCCAATCACTAGAACTTCGTGAATCTGTCACTTCAAGAAATACTGAAAGATGGCATGGTGGCTGGGACTGCCCTGAGGAGGCCATTAAGAGTAAGACAATCAGTTAACTCTACAAATGCAGCAACCAGAGAGCTCAAATAGGAAggagatatataatttttaaacggTGCAACACATCATATGGTGTGAATCTAGTCCACTTACATACCTCGGGGATAAACAATAAGTCGACAGTCCCTGTTCCCAATTTGAAACCTTTTACTTTTGATGCAAAGACCTGTTACCTTCCGCTTCTTGAGAAGATCCTTCAACCTCGTGAAATTTTCAATCCTCCAAGTGAATTTACCCATGTGCGCATCTGATTTCCTAGCTCCACTCCCGTTTCTCCCCGCAACCAACCCTCCATTCTTAGCAAAGCTACTGAACTCTTTAATAACATGAAACGCGGTGCTAAAGACAGCAGTGTCATTAACTAAAAAGCCTGATTCAGGATTCACAAAGTCAGACATCTTCATGTAATCATTCCACCCCAAGCTCGTGTTATCACCGCTCTTATTATCAGCAGCAAACCTCCCATACGAATCTCTATGCATGTGAGCGCACCCAGGCTTCTGATTCAAAGCCGACATCCTAAACAAACACCAACAGCT is from Brassica napus cultivar Da-Ae chromosome A4, Da-Ae, whole genome shotgun sequence and encodes:
- the LOC106350439 gene encoding ethylene-responsive transcription factor ERF120-like, which gives rise to MDNSYNVPSDDQNPVALGPPASSSFSYLTRDQEHQIMVSALRQVISSVGSDTSSPNGITSGADLPLPDAGPCPLCGITGCCGCAFQQRDEETKKDKKYKGVRQKPSGKWSAEIWDPSLKVRRWLGMFPTAEMAARAYDEAAAEFIGRISARRGQMNGHVIKRWRR
- the LOC106449940 gene encoding putative ethylene-responsive transcription factor ERF121 — protein: MFGQKSNAKKRYVRLQSPCIAYINPTRSICFQIFIPLSIFLQLFTKKMDYSYNVPSDDQNPVALRPPSSSSSYLTRDQEHQIMVSALRQVISNVGSDTSSPNGITSGADLPLPDAGPCPLCGITGCYGCAFQQRDEEIKKEKKHKGVRKKPSGKWSAEIWDPSSKVRRSLGVFPTAEMAARAYDEAAAEFIERISARRGQMNGHGIKRRRR